A single region of the bacterium genome encodes:
- a CDS encoding beta-hydroxyacyl-ACP dehydratase: protein MRYLLIDRITEWEAGRSMEGVKNVSMSEDFLEYHFRNFPVMPGSLILEGLVQLAGWRAAADSDFAHWFLMEQVRSVKYYGFALPGDQVGLRVELTGEEDGRLLYKASASVEGERRVVAEFSGRRVDMADYEDPEGQRKLFRILRREATLS from the coding sequence ATGCGCTATTTACTCATAGACCGGATCACGGAGTGGGAAGCGGGCCGCTCCATGGAGGGCGTGAAGAACGTCTCGATGAGCGAGGATTTTCTCGAATACCATTTCCGGAATTTCCCGGTCATGCCCGGCTCTCTCATCCTTGAAGGTCTCGTCCAGCTGGCCGGCTGGCGCGCGGCGGCGGATTCGGATTTCGCCCATTGGTTCCTGATGGAGCAGGTGCGGAGTGTGAAGTACTACGGATTCGCCCTCCCCGGCGATCAAGTGGGCCTTCGGGTGGAGCTGACCGGCGAGGAGGACGGGCGCCTTCTCTACAAGGCGTCGGCGAGCGTGGAGGGCGAGCGCCGGGTGGTGGCGGAATTTTCCGGCCGCCGGGTGGACATGGCCGATTACGAGGACCCGGAAGGACAACGGAAGCTGTTTCGAATTCTTCGCCGCGAAGCCACCCTCTCCTGA
- the acpS gene encoding holo-ACP synthase, giving the protein MRLYQGVDLVEIDRFREAYDRHEAFGNGLFTEAEVAYCHARPDPYPHLAARFAAKEACMKAFGVGMGGFGATGRFQEIEVESAPSGKPTIRLHGSMEKMGQRYRIRQLTISITHARDYAVATVMMLGDGPTGDAGEA; this is encoded by the coding sequence GTGCGGCTTTATCAGGGGGTGGATCTCGTCGAGATCGATCGGTTCCGGGAGGCCTACGATCGCCACGAGGCTTTCGGAAACGGCCTTTTCACCGAGGCCGAGGTGGCCTACTGCCACGCGCGCCCCGATCCCTATCCGCATCTCGCCGCGCGCTTTGCCGCGAAGGAAGCCTGCATGAAGGCGTTCGGCGTCGGGATGGGCGGCTTCGGGGCCACCGGCCGGTTCCAGGAGATCGAGGTGGAATCGGCCCCCTCGGGCAAGCCGACGATCCGGCTGCACGGCTCGATGGAGAAAATGGGGCAGCGCTACCGGATTCGCCAGCTGACGATTTCGATCACCCATGCCCGCGACTACGCGGTGGCGACGGTCATGATGCTGGGGGATGGCCCCACCGGCGATGCGGGGGAGGCCTGA
- the fabG gene encoding 3-oxoacyl-[acyl-carrier-protein] reductase, with protein MELNEKVALVTGGGRGIGRACCLALAEAGAAVAINYSSSKDAAEAVKAEIEKAGGRAETYQADVSSFEEVEQMFERLKADFGRLDILVNNAGVIRDTLLLRMKPADWEKVIGVSLNGAFHCTKLAAEIMMRARSGRVINIASVIGVMGGAGQANYAAAKAGLISFTRACAAEMSGRGLRFNSVLPGMIETDMSETVRKHASEKIMERIPAKRFGQPEDVARVVVFLASPAADYINGEAITVDGGMHVG; from the coding sequence ATCGAACTGAATGAAAAGGTGGCCCTGGTGACGGGCGGCGGCCGGGGGATCGGCCGCGCCTGCTGCCTGGCGCTGGCCGAGGCGGGAGCCGCCGTCGCCATCAACTACAGCAGCTCGAAGGATGCGGCCGAGGCGGTGAAGGCTGAGATCGAAAAGGCGGGCGGCCGGGCGGAAACCTATCAGGCGGATGTCTCCTCCTTCGAGGAAGTCGAGCAGATGTTCGAGCGGCTCAAGGCGGATTTCGGGCGGCTCGACATTCTGGTCAACAACGCGGGCGTCATCCGCGATACGCTTCTTTTGCGGATGAAGCCCGCCGACTGGGAGAAGGTGATCGGGGTGAGCCTGAACGGCGCTTTTCACTGCACGAAGCTGGCCGCCGAGATCATGATGCGCGCAAGGAGCGGCCGCGTCATCAACATTGCCTCGGTCATCGGGGTGATGGGCGGCGCGGGCCAGGCGAACTACGCCGCGGCCAAGGCCGGGCTCATTTCGTTCACCCGGGCCTGCGCGGCAGAGATGTCGGGAAGAGGGCTTCGCTTCAATTCCGTCCTTCCCGGGATGATCGAGACCGACATGAGCGAGACCGTCCGGAAGCACGCCAGCGAGAAGATCATGGAGCGGATTCCGGCCAAGCGCTTCGGCCAGCCCGAGGACGTCGCCCGGGTGGTGGTGTTCCTCGCCTCCCCGGCGGCGGACTACATCAACGGCGAAGCCATCACGGTTGATGGCGGAATGCACGTCGGATAA
- a CDS encoding beta-ketoacyl-[acyl-carrier-protein] synthase family protein: MPKDVVITGMGMVTGLGADLEEIWRKALAGESGLRPIESFDAKEMPIAGAGEVSAAEMAALRERLPEEYAGEGERRVLFALDAAQSAIADAGLTPENFNAARAGVIMGTGMSTYCLEDFAEWMEEGGAFNAERFARELDRVQPGGYFQTPPERATTLIADGFGLGGPAVTLTSACASASQAIGLGLRMIRREEAEVVICGGADSMIHPIGMTIFILLGAASKAPGPPEGICRPFDRRRSGLAVGEGAGVVVLESAEHAARRGARPHAALTGYGTSMDAYQVTAPDPKGRGAMRSMALALADAGLSPDEVAYVNAHGTGTKLNDPAETLAIKAVFGEHAGRLAISSTKSLIGHLIAACGAPELIFTALSVSRDVVHPTRNLENPDPKCDLDYVPGGARRMPVPAAISNSFGFGGQNATLVVEKVSG, from the coding sequence CTCGAGGAGATCTGGCGCAAGGCGCTCGCGGGCGAGTCGGGTCTGCGGCCGATCGAGTCCTTCGATGCGAAGGAGATGCCCATCGCCGGGGCGGGGGAGGTTTCCGCGGCGGAGATGGCGGCCCTGCGGGAGCGGCTGCCCGAGGAGTATGCGGGCGAGGGGGAGCGGCGGGTGCTCTTCGCCCTCGATGCGGCCCAGAGCGCCATCGCGGACGCGGGCCTCACGCCCGAGAACTTCAATGCCGCCCGCGCGGGCGTGATCATGGGAACCGGGATGAGCACCTACTGCCTCGAGGATTTCGCCGAGTGGATGGAAGAGGGGGGGGCGTTCAATGCCGAGAGATTCGCCCGTGAGCTCGATCGGGTGCAGCCGGGCGGCTATTTTCAGACCCCCCCTGAGCGGGCGACCACGCTGATCGCCGATGGGTTCGGTCTCGGCGGCCCGGCGGTGACGCTCACCTCGGCGTGCGCGTCGGCGAGCCAGGCCATCGGCCTCGGCCTTCGGATGATCCGGCGCGAGGAAGCCGAGGTTGTCATCTGCGGGGGCGCGGACTCGATGATTCATCCGATCGGGATGACGATCTTCATCCTGCTCGGGGCGGCCTCGAAGGCGCCCGGCCCGCCCGAGGGAATTTGCCGCCCCTTCGATCGGCGCCGCTCCGGCCTCGCCGTGGGAGAAGGGGCCGGCGTCGTGGTGCTGGAGTCCGCCGAACACGCCGCCCGGCGGGGCGCCCGGCCCCATGCCGCGCTCACCGGCTACGGCACCAGCATGGACGCCTATCAGGTGACCGCCCCCGATCCGAAGGGGAGGGGGGCGATGCGCTCGATGGCGCTGGCGCTCGCCGATGCCGGCCTTTCCCCGGATGAGGTGGCCTACGTGAATGCGCACGGAACCGGGACGAAACTCAACGATCCGGCGGAGACGCTGGCCATCAAGGCGGTTTTCGGCGAACATGCCGGTCGGCTGGCCATCAGCTCGACGAAATCCCTGATCGGGCACCTGATCGCCGCCTGCGGGGCGCCCGAGCTGATTTTCACCGCCCTGAGCGTTTCCCGCGATGTTGTGCATCCGACCCGGAATCTGGAAAATCCCGATCCCAAGTGCGATCTGGACTACGTGCCCGGCGGGGCGCGCCGGATGCCGGTTCCGGCCGCGATATCGAATTCCTTCGGTTTTGGCGGACAAAACGCCACACTCGTTGTCGAAAAGGTGAGCGGATGA